CGGATTCGTGATCCAGCGCCACGTCGAGGCCAACCGCATGTCGGTCGTGCGCGACTTCTGCGGCCACGGCATCGGCCGACTGTTCCACGACAGCCCCAACGTCCTGCACTATGGCCGCAAGGGCGAGGGCGCGGTGCTGAAACCCGGCATGTTCTTCACCGTCGAGCCGATGGTGAACCTGGGCAAGCCGCACGTGAAGGTGCTGTCGGACGGCTGGACCGCCGTGACCCGCGACAAGTCCCTCTCGGCCCAGTGCGAACATACGGTCGGGGTGACAGAGGACGGCGTCGAGATCTTCACCGCCAGCCCGGCCGGCCTCTTCCAGCCCTAGAGCCTGGCTGCTCCGGTCGCGCGTCGGAACAAAGACGGCGGCGGCATCGTTTGACACTTCAGGTTGAACGAGGAGCTTGAAATGATCCGAGTGCTTGCCTTGGCCGCCGCGATGACGGCGATCCCTGTCGTGATGACGGCCCCGGTCGTCAACGCCGCCCCCGCCACCGTCTACGATCCGTGCGTTCGCGCCACGCAGGATTACCGACGCGCCCTCGCCGCCTATGAGGCCGCACAGACGTGCACGCGCAACCGCATCGTCTGCAATTCCCCGCAGGCGGAGGCCCGTCGTCTCAACGCTGCGCGGGAACGCATGGAAGACGCCTGCCGCTAGACTGCCCGTCGTGCTGGGGGCATCGCCTAGGTGCCCGCAGCACGGCGTTTCTTCCCCTTGAACAAAGTCTCGCGCCCGCTAGCCTGAACCAACCTCGGATTGTGGGGATGCGGGTGACTGATCAGGGCGAACAGGCCGTACCGGCCGGGCCAAAGGCCCTTCCCCATACCGTGGGCCATCGCGAACGTCTGCGCTGCCGCGCACGGAGCGCCGGCCTCAATCACCTGCCCGACTATGAGCTGCTGGAGTTGTTCCTTTTCCGCAGCCAGCCGCAGGGCGACGTCAAACCCATCGCCAAGGCCTTGCTGAGCCGGTTCGGCTCCCTCGCCGCCGTCCTGGCCGCCAGTGTCGAGGACATGATGACTGTCCGGACCCAGGATCTGAAGGGGCGAACGAAAGCGGTGGGGATGGAAACCGCGCTCGATCTCGCGGCCCTGCACGAGGTGGCCCAGCGCGTCGCCAAGGAGCCTGCGACCCGACGCCCGGTCATCTCGTCCTGGACGGCGCTTCTGGCCTACATCCGCCTGGCCCTGCAGCACGAGCCGCGCGAGCAGTTCCGGGTCCTGTATCTGGACAACAGGAACCAGCTGATCCTGGACGAGGTGCAGAACCGGGGAACCGTCGACCACGCTCCGGTCTATCCGCGCGAGGTCGTCCGCCGGGGTCTGGAGGTCAATGCCAAGGCGATGATCCTGGTCCACAATCACCCGTCGGGCGATCCCACACCCAGCCGCGCCGACATCGACATGACCCAGCAGATCATCCGGGCCGCCCGGCCGCTGAACGTCGAGGTCCACGACCATCTGATCGTGGGCCGCGAGGGCGTGACCAGCTTCAAGCAACTGGGCCTGATGTGACTGGTCCGATCCTGACGACCGACCGGCTGATCCTGACGCCGGTTGCGCTTTCCGACTTCGACGACCTCGCCCTCATCTGGCACGACGAAGCCTTCACCCGCGAAATCACCGGCCGTGCCCTGTCGCAGGAAGAGGTCTGGCTCCGCCTCCTGCGCGATCTCGGCCACTGGTCGGCGCTGGAACGCGGCAACTGGTCCCTGCGGCTGAAGGGCGATGGGGCGTACGTAGGCTCGGTCGGCGTGCTGGACTACCGCCGTGACGTCTCGCCTCCCCTCGACGCCCCCGAACTCGGCTGGGGCGTCCGCGGGGTCTTCCAAGGACAGGGGCTGGCGCGGGAGGGTGTCGAGGCTGTTCTGGGATGGGCCGACACCACGCTGGATGTTCCCCGCACCGTCTGCATGATCGGCCCCGGCAACCTCGCTTCCCTGCGCCTCGCCGGCCGCCTCGGCTACGTGACCTACGCCGAGGGAACCTATCACGGCGAACCCACGCTGCTGCTGGAGCGATCACGGTAGATGTCCCGGCCGGCGCGCGCTGGCACCCGCGCGCCGTAGCGACCCATTAACCCTTACGCTTCATTCTCCCCGCCGAAATCCCGGAGCCGTTCGTCCTCCATGCCCATGCCCGTCGAGACCCTGCACGCCTATCTGATCCAAGCCTTTCCCGACGCCGAGATCGCCATCGACGATCTGGCGGGCGATGGAGACCATTACCGCGCCCGCATCGTCTCGACCGCCTTCGCCGGCCTGCCCCGGGTCAAGCAGCACCAGCTCGTCTATGCCGCCCTGAAGGGCCACATGGGCGGTGCGCTTCATGCCCTGGCGCTCGAAACCTCCGCCCCGCCTACGACAGGCTGATCCGACATGCGCTATCGCCCGTTCGGCGCGTCCGGCGCCGCCATCTCCACCCTGACCCTCAGCCTGGGCCTCGACAGCCTGACGCGCGGGGTCGGTGCTGCCAGCGATCTGATCTATTCGGCGCTCGAGGCGGGCATCAACTCGTACCGGCTGGAGACCGCCGACCCGGTGCTGGCCGAGGTGGTCGGCCAGGCCCTGTCCAACGTCGACCGCAAGCTTCTGAACGTCAGCCTTGAACTGGGTGCGGGCGACGGGCGTCGCGGCTCGGCCCGCGACTTCTCGGCCGAGGGCATGACGGGGGCGATCGACCGGGCGCTGCATGTCTCGGGCCTCCGCTGGATCGATGTCGCCCTCCTGGAAGAGCCGGGCGAGGACGAGCTGCCGCAATCGTCGCTCAACGCCCTCAAGGCCCTGCGCGCCACGGGGCGGGTCCGCTATCTGGGCGTCAGCGGCGACAGCGATGTGATGGACGCCTATGTCTCGACCGGGGCCTTCGACGTCCTGGCCACGCCCTTCCACGTCAATGTCGACTGGAAGACGCGCTCGCGGATGCGGGCGGCGCGCGAACAGGACATGGCGATCCTGGCCTATGACTATTTCCCCGAAAGCCTGAGCACCGAAAAGAAGGCCGTCACCCTGAACCAGCCGAAGAAGGGCCTGTTCGGGTTCGGCTCCGGCGGCCGGCCCAAGGACGATCCGCTGGCCGGCGCGGGAACCTTCGCCTTCCTGCATCGCACGCCCCACTGGACCGCCGAGGCCATCTGCCTGGCCCACGCCATGACCGATCCATCGGTCTCCAGTGTCATGATCAAGGCGCGGGATGCCGAACGGCTGAACGTCCTGGCCGAGGTGCCCGAAAAGGACATGCCCCCCGGCCTGTCCGCCCAGATCGAGATGGCCCGGGTCGCGGCCTGAGACGCGGCCTGATCGGCGGACTGATCGCGTGCTGGTGATGGGCCAGACCCTTGACCGCTCCCGCCGCCATCCCTAGCTGACGCCTGCAACCGAAAGGCGTCCCACCGTGTCAGACCCCGTTCTTGATTCCGGCCTCGATACCGCGGCCCCGGCCGACCCGATCCACGCCTTCATCGCCCAGACGGTGGCGGAGCATCCGGTCGTGCTGTTCATGAAGGGCACGCCCGATTCTCCGCGCTGCGGCTTCTCGGCTCACGCGGTCCAGATCCTCGACCACATCGGCGCATCCTTCGTCGGCGTGGACGTGCTCCAGGACGACGGTCTGCGCGACGGCATCAAGACCTTCACCGACTGGCCGACCATCCCCCAGCTGTACGTGAAGGGCGAGTTCGTCGGCGGCTCCGACATCGTCAAGGAGATGTTCCAGGCCGGGGAACTGACCGCCCTGATGGTCGAAAAGGGCGTGCCGCTCGGCGAGGCCTAGGCTTTGGCCCGCACCGTCCTGGAGCCCCGCGCGGACCGTGAGGTCTTCGAACTGCCGCTAGAGATCCGCCCCGAGCACATCGACGACAACGGCCACGTCAACAACGTCGTCTATGTCGGCTGGCTGCAGGACGCGGGAACGGCGCACTGGAATGCCCGCTTCGACGCCGCAACCCGCGCGAAATGGTCCTGGGTCGCCCTGAGGCACGAGATCGACTATCTGCGCGCCCTGCAACCGGACGCCACGGCCGTGGCCCGCACGTGGGTGGGCGACCCCCGCGGGCCCCGGTTCGCCCGCTATGTCCGCATCGAGGACGGCGAGGGTCGCCTGTGCGCCCAGGGCGTCTCGGAATGGTGCCTTGTCGAGGCCGCGACGCTCAGACCGACGCGAATTCCCGCGACCATGTTGCCGACGTTCGAGCGAAGCTGACCGGCCCGGGCAACGCCTGCTATACTCAAGCGTTACCGTATCTGGACCGTCGTACTCCACTGATCGGGAGTCTTTCGGATTGCGCACACGTGCCTAAGGCGCAATAGGTTTTAGTACGACGTCAGTCAGCCCCAGAAAATCGGCTGCTGTCTCTTTCCGCAAATCTCGGCCGGGTATGTCTTTCGCTTCGCGAGACTCCGGATCATCCAAGGGGCCAGCTGTGTCTGCCCATACACCTCTGCATCCCGACGGCCCGCTCAGCCTCGCCCTGGCCGTGGTGGGGTCCTCAACCGCGCCCCTGCTCCTGCTGGACGAGACGCTGAAGGTCATAGCCGCCAGCACCTCGTTCTGCGTCGCCTTCGACGTCGACCCGGACCGGATCGTCGACCGGTTTCTGGGTGAGATCGGGACCGGCGAATGGAACAAGCCCCAACTGCGCGTGCTGCTGGAAGCCACGGCCGACGGCAACGCCGCCATCGCCGCCTATGAGATGGATCTCAAGGGCATGAAGGCGGGCGTGCGCCGGCTGGTGATCAACGCCCAGCGCCTGAACTATTCCAACGCCGACCCGGTTCGACTGCTCATGACGATCGAGGACGTCACCGCCGCGCGCGAAGGCGAAAAGCAGAAGGACGACCTGCTGCGCGAAAAGGCGATCCTGCTCCAGGAGCTGCAGCACCGCGTGGCCAACAGCCTGCAGATCATCGCCAGCGTCATCCTGCAGAGCGCCAGGAAAAGCACGTCCGAGGAAACCCGCATCAACCTGCGCGATGCCCACAGCCGCGTGATGTCCGTTGCCGCCCTTCAGCAGCAGCTGGCGGCGTCACGGCTGGGAGCCGTCGAGCTCGAGCCCTACTTCACCCAGCTGTGCAAGAGCATCGCCGCCTCGATGATCCACGACCCGACGCGGCTGAAACTGACGGTCGAGGCCGACGAAAGCAGCACGGACGCCGACGTCTCCGTCAGCCTGGGCCTCGTCGTCACCGAACTGGTCATCAATGCCCTGAAGCACGCCTTCCCGGGGGGCCGCAGCGGCACGATCGTCGTGGCCTATCGCAGCCACGGCCCGAACTGGACCCTGTCGGTCCGGGACGACGGCGTAGGCATGCCCAGGGACGCCGCCAGCGCGACCCCGGGCCTGGGCACCAGCATCGTCGAAGCCCTGGCCAGGCAGCTCAAGGCGCGCATCCAGGTCGAGAGCGGCAGCCACGGCACCCTGGTGTCGGTGATCCATAGCCAGCTCGCGGCGGTCGAGAACCCCCTGCTGGGTGCCTCCGCCTAGGTCAGGTCGTGGGCGGCAACTGGTACGGATTGTTGATCGACACCCGCGTGCCGGGGGTCAGGCCAAGCTCCTCGAACGACCACTGCAGCTCGACGCCGTCGGCCAGCGGGTGATCGCAATGGTCCTCGGCGATGCGGCGAAGGGTGATGGTCGAGCCATCGCGCATCCGGTCCACGACCGGCGTCAGGTCGTCCTTGTCCGTGCAGCCGTTCGAGCTGACCCAGAAGACCGCGAGATTGTTGGTGATCGCCGCTGCATGGATCGGCTCCAGCTGACCCGGCATCGCGGCCGTCTGAACCGGCGCCTCCTGCCGGAATACGGCGCAGCCCGAAGTGGCCAGCACGAGCAGGGCGGCAGTCGCGATGGAGCGGAAGGGAGCCATGTCCCGGATCCTGTTCAGCCAGTACGGCCCATAATCGCCCAATTCGGCCGTCTTCGCACCTGATTTTCTCCGGCCGCGCGAGCGCCTCAGCCCGGCAGGTCCAGGCGGTGCAGTTCGACGCCGATGGCGAAGACGGCCACGCCTCCTCCGTTGGGCACGATCCGCACCTTGTTCACCGCATTGCCCATCTGGACCGGCGTCCAGGTCGCGCCGCCGTCGCGGGTCTCGAACCCGTTCGGGACCGCGCCGATCCAGCCGTGTCGCTCATCGACGAAGCCCACGCCGAACGCGCGCACGGCTGCATTTTCCACCAGCGGCATCTCCGACCAGGTCAAGCCGCCATCGACGGTTTTGGCGAAGACCCGCTGCGTGACCGCCGGGT
This DNA window, taken from Brevundimonas subvibrioides ATCC 15264, encodes the following:
- the radC gene encoding RadC family protein: MRVTDQGEQAVPAGPKALPHTVGHRERLRCRARSAGLNHLPDYELLELFLFRSQPQGDVKPIAKALLSRFGSLAAVLAASVEDMMTVRTQDLKGRTKAVGMETALDLAALHEVAQRVAKEPATRRPVISSWTALLAYIRLALQHEPREQFRVLYLDNRNQLILDEVQNRGTVDHAPVYPREVVRRGLEVNAKAMILVHNHPSGDPTPSRADIDMTQQIIRAARPLNVEVHDHLIVGREGVTSFKQLGLM
- a CDS encoding GNAT family N-acetyltransferase, with translation MTGPILTTDRLILTPVALSDFDDLALIWHDEAFTREITGRALSQEEVWLRLLRDLGHWSALERGNWSLRLKGDGAYVGSVGVLDYRRDVSPPLDAPELGWGVRGVFQGQGLAREGVEAVLGWADTTLDVPRTVCMIGPGNLASLRLAGRLGYVTYAEGTYHGEPTLLLERSR
- a CDS encoding BolA family protein, with product MPMPVETLHAYLIQAFPDAEIAIDDLAGDGDHYRARIVSTAFAGLPRVKQHQLVYAALKGHMGGALHALALETSAPPTTG
- a CDS encoding aldo/keto reductase; translated protein: MRYRPFGASGAAISTLTLSLGLDSLTRGVGAASDLIYSALEAGINSYRLETADPVLAEVVGQALSNVDRKLLNVSLELGAGDGRRGSARDFSAEGMTGAIDRALHVSGLRWIDVALLEEPGEDELPQSSLNALKALRATGRVRYLGVSGDSDVMDAYVSTGAFDVLATPFHVNVDWKTRSRMRAAREQDMAILAYDYFPESLSTEKKAVTLNQPKKGLFGFGSGGRPKDDPLAGAGTFAFLHRTPHWTAEAICLAHAMTDPSVSSVMIKARDAERLNVLAEVPEKDMPPGLSAQIEMARVAA
- the grxD gene encoding Grx4 family monothiol glutaredoxin; this encodes MSDPVLDSGLDTAAPADPIHAFIAQTVAEHPVVLFMKGTPDSPRCGFSAHAVQILDHIGASFVGVDVLQDDGLRDGIKTFTDWPTIPQLYVKGEFVGGSDIVKEMFQAGELTALMVEKGVPLGEA
- a CDS encoding acyl-CoA thioesterase; the encoded protein is MARTVLEPRADREVFELPLEIRPEHIDDNGHVNNVVYVGWLQDAGTAHWNARFDAATRAKWSWVALRHEIDYLRALQPDATAVARTWVGDPRGPRFARYVRIEDGEGRLCAQGVSEWCLVEAATLRPTRIPATMLPTFERS
- a CDS encoding sensor histidine kinase, whose product is MSAHTPLHPDGPLSLALAVVGSSTAPLLLLDETLKVIAASTSFCVAFDVDPDRIVDRFLGEIGTGEWNKPQLRVLLEATADGNAAIAAYEMDLKGMKAGVRRLVINAQRLNYSNADPVRLLMTIEDVTAAREGEKQKDDLLREKAILLQELQHRVANSLQIIASVILQSARKSTSEETRINLRDAHSRVMSVAALQQQLAASRLGAVELEPYFTQLCKSIAASMIHDPTRLKLTVEADESSTDADVSVSLGLVVTELVINALKHAFPGGRSGTIVVAYRSHGPNWTLSVRDDGVGMPRDAASATPGLGTSIVEALARQLKARIQVESGSHGTLVSVIHSQLAAVENPLLGASA